One Pseudodesulfovibrio senegalensis DNA segment encodes these proteins:
- a CDS encoding HK97-gp10 family putative phage morphogenesis protein, whose protein sequence is MKMTTDINKALKQLNKAQRATERQLKKAMTKAAMQFEAESVKRSPIDEGHLQSSHRHKVEQNGSDTTAIVYIPTNSPASDYAIYMHEGTYTLGPTSLQKQGSVGVRVGKKYMERALLEEEDKIIATIVRELKRNLK, encoded by the coding sequence ATGAAGATGACCACCGACATCAATAAGGCTCTCAAACAACTAAACAAAGCCCAAAGGGCAACAGAGCGACAACTCAAAAAGGCCATGACAAAGGCCGCAATGCAGTTTGAAGCAGAAAGCGTCAAACGGTCACCAATAGATGAAGGCCACCTCCAGAGTAGCCACCGCCACAAGGTGGAGCAGAACGGAAGTGATACAACTGCCATCGTCTACATTCCGACGAACAGCCCCGCATCAGACTATGCAATCTACATGCATGAGGGCACATACACCCTTGGCCCGACATCTTTACAGAAGCAAGGTTCTGTTGGCGTCAGGGTGGGCAAGAAATACATGGAACGTGCGTTATTGGAAGAGGAAGACAAGATCATTGCCACTATCGTGCGTGAACTCAAACGAAACCTCAAATAG
- a CDS encoding recombinase family protein codes for MCKVVAYARISTNKQDLDNQRHEVEAYAKSNGLTIDKWIATEESSRKTTTKRRIDELLTTLKRGDVLIVGELSRLGRSIRENLNIVHELHRKSINVHLVKERIQTNGESDAIGNMLIGNLSFAAELERQLISQRTKAALARLKADGIKLGNPRIKELHADRSKATAENDERLRPILTGLVMQGMTQRQIIAELDLQGIKTIRGNQWSQSTLISTMRRLGLKTKRTK; via the coding sequence ATGTGCAAGGTAGTTGCCTACGCCAGAATCAGCACAAACAAGCAGGACTTGGACAACCAGCGTCATGAGGTTGAGGCCTACGCCAAGAGCAACGGCCTGACCATTGACAAGTGGATCGCAACGGAAGAGTCCAGCCGCAAGACCACGACCAAGAGACGCATTGACGAGCTACTCACCACCCTCAAGCGGGGTGACGTGCTCATCGTCGGTGAACTCTCAAGGCTTGGCCGCTCCATCCGTGAGAATCTCAATATTGTGCATGAGCTTCACCGCAAGAGCATCAATGTCCACCTCGTCAAGGAGCGCATCCAGACCAATGGCGAGAGTGACGCGATAGGCAACATGCTCATAGGCAACCTGAGCTTTGCGGCAGAGCTTGAACGCCAACTTATCAGCCAGCGTACCAAGGCGGCACTCGCCAGACTCAAGGCAGATGGCATCAAGCTGGGCAACCCTCGCATTAAGGAGTTGCATGCTGACAGGTCCAAGGCCACGGCAGAGAATGACGAGCGACTCAGACCGATCCTGACGGGCTTGGTCATGCAGGGCATGACCCAACGGCAAATCATCGCAGAGCTTGACCTACAGGGCATCAAGACCATCAGGGGCAACCAGTGGTCTCAGTCCACCCTCATCAGCACTATGCGGCGGCTGGGCTTGAAGACAAAGCGCACCAAGTAG
- a CDS encoding phage tail tape measure protein: MIVGTLEGKLKLDSSQYNRGFQKLRQGFKNIHNQSIKLNQSFELMKNAWQSSADAMVKAFQITERAAKKADLEATFKRLSEAQGRQAEDMVKQMRKVTKGAMSEMDMMANSAQAMMAGMDFRQTITAFQYLQRYAKATNKDFKQLSETIMTGLARGSTLMLDDAGIIIGQTGFIADKERELGRSLSDVEKKTYLVNEAIAQMSRKMGVLGTDTMTTYDHIQKMKAEWQNFVDCLGSIGLKVFGGLKASLLGWKAIFLDTEMAMTKVALAVEKNYGDMVVSIRSKLMEAMMVIRDMLNKTAMALGEYDNAIAQQAAKTASAMSNWFNEGAIALFDANMNTLTGTTKAKLTAHIETLKEKRIELRAEMEMLNKFLLGKTDTASSANAAAFDLSASTGSGVSNGSKKAAEAQINARKAALDELMRVTLKQQEYEKWRLRQDILDFKKNLDEKRITEDQYNAYRKAKLDEIKRLELEASGTIADGWKAGWKDSMKEMEKTFNQGKEMASNMSGEMSGSFKILFADSMKGQLDNVGDYFTNFANSILNAWIDLQAEMMAKSMMSSLMGGLGGGGGFWGSLFGGLFGFAKGGAFQNGKLTAYASGGIVNRPTMFTHSGGLGIMGEAGAEAIMPLTRTRSGDLGVKATGAPHIKIVNNVTTDTTTDAKVTQSQPKFNGEEWVINTWVDAYANNKHGLRDALGG; encoded by the coding sequence ATGATTGTAGGAACTCTAGAAGGCAAGCTTAAACTTGACTCTTCCCAATATAACAGAGGTTTCCAGAAGCTCCGGCAGGGCTTCAAGAACATCCACAACCAGAGCATCAAACTCAACCAGAGTTTTGAGCTGATGAAAAACGCTTGGCAGTCTTCGGCTGACGCAATGGTCAAAGCCTTCCAGATCACAGAACGAGCAGCAAAGAAGGCCGACCTTGAAGCTACCTTCAAACGACTTTCAGAAGCGCAAGGCCGTCAGGCTGAGGACATGGTCAAGCAAATGCGGAAGGTCACTAAGGGCGCAATGTCTGAGATGGACATGATGGCGAACAGTGCCCAAGCCATGATGGCCGGGATGGACTTTCGTCAGACCATCACCGCATTCCAATACCTCCAGCGGTACGCCAAGGCCACCAACAAAGACTTCAAACAGCTTTCTGAAACAATCATGACCGGCCTTGCCCGTGGTTCCACCCTAATGCTGGATGACGCTGGCATCATCATCGGCCAGACCGGATTCATTGCCGATAAGGAAAGGGAACTTGGCCGCTCTCTATCTGATGTGGAAAAGAAAACGTATCTGGTCAATGAGGCAATCGCCCAAATGAGCCGTAAAATGGGTGTTCTGGGCACCGACACGATGACCACATATGACCACATTCAGAAAATGAAGGCCGAGTGGCAGAATTTTGTTGATTGTCTTGGTTCCATCGGTCTCAAGGTCTTTGGTGGACTCAAGGCCAGCCTCCTTGGCTGGAAAGCAATTTTCCTTGATACAGAAATGGCAATGACCAAAGTCGCCTTGGCTGTTGAGAAGAACTACGGCGACATGGTTGTTTCGATCCGCTCCAAGCTGATGGAAGCCATGATGGTCATCAGAGACATGCTCAACAAGACCGCTATGGCCTTGGGCGAGTATGACAACGCAATAGCCCAGCAAGCGGCTAAGACCGCCAGCGCAATGAGCAATTGGTTTAATGAGGGCGCAATCGCACTGTTTGACGCCAACATGAACACGCTCACCGGCACCACGAAAGCCAAACTCACGGCCCATATTGAAACGCTTAAAGAGAAGCGCATTGAACTCAGGGCCGAAATGGAAATGCTTAACAAGTTTCTGCTTGGCAAGACTGACACGGCAAGCTCTGCAAATGCCGCCGCATTCGATTTGTCAGCTTCAACCGGCAGTGGAGTCAGCAACGGCAGCAAAAAGGCCGCAGAGGCTCAAATCAACGCCCGTAAGGCCGCACTTGACGAACTCATGAGGGTCACTCTCAAACAGCAAGAGTATGAGAAGTGGCGGCTCAGACAGGACATCCTCGACTTCAAGAAGAACCTCGATGAGAAGAGGATCACAGAAGACCAGTACAACGCATACAGAAAGGCCAAGCTGGACGAAATAAAACGCCTTGAGCTTGAGGCTTCCGGCACCATCGCAGACGGCTGGAAAGCTGGGTGGAAAGACTCCATGAAGGAAATGGAGAAGACTTTTAACCAAGGCAAAGAGATGGCCTCAAATATGTCTGGCGAAATGTCGGGTTCGTTCAAGATCCTGTTCGCAGACAGCATGAAGGGCCAGCTTGATAATGTTGGCGATTACTTCACCAACTTTGCTAACTCCATCCTCAACGCATGGATCGACCTGCAAGCCGAAATGATGGCTAAGAGCATGATGTCTTCCCTCATGGGCGGTCTTGGTGGTGGCGGTGGCTTTTGGGGCAGTCTTTTCGGTGGTCTCTTCGGCTTCGCCAAGGGTGGAGCATTCCAGAACGGCAAACTCACCGCTTACGCCTCTGGCGGTATCGTCAATAGGCCCACCATGTTTACCCATTCTGGTGGGCTGGGCATCATGGGTGAAGCCGGTGCAGAAGCAATCATGCCACTCACCAGAACCAGAAGCGGCGACTTGGGCGTCAAGGCAACAGGAGCACCTCACATTAAAATCGTGAACAACGTCACTACCGACACCACGACAGATGCAAAGGTGACGCAGAGTCAGCCCAAATTCAACGGTGAAGAGTGGGTGATCAATACTTGGGTCGATGCCTACGCCAACAACAAACACGGCCTGAGAGATGCACTTGGGGGATAA